A window from Vigna angularis cultivar LongXiaoDou No.4 chromosome 7, ASM1680809v1, whole genome shotgun sequence encodes these proteins:
- the LOC108337304 gene encoding pentatricopeptide repeat-containing protein At3g24000, mitochondrial, which yields MASFSSTAVTATLKLHEHSRKYSPSSYPTEKGQSISFQKSQRFTNLDFREELSLTREGTEEVEQSFYFPLLQQCKDECSYSDTQIVHGHAMKTGAHEDVYVMSILVDVYVKCGNMDDARKVFDNLPRRNVVAWTTLIAGYAQNSLPKHGILAFQEMLHAGSYPSAYTLAVVLNACASLYSLKLGDQFHAYIIKYHVEFDTNVGNALCSLYSKCGRLDYALKAFRRIRQKNVVSWTSAVSACGDNGAAVKGLKLFLEMISENIEPNEFTVTSVLSQCCGIQSLEFGTQVRTLCIKFGYESNLHVRNSLLYLYIKNGCIGEAQRLFNGMEDVSLVTWNAMIAGYAQMMELTKDNLSSFEYGSEALKFFSKLNRSGIKPDLYTFSSVLTICSRIMALEQGEQIHAQIMKAGFLSDVIVGTSLLNMYNKCGSIERASKAFLEMSTRTMILWTSMITGFSQHGISQQALRLFGDMRLTRVKPNAVTFVGVLAACSHAGMLNQALNYFEIMQKRYKITPVMDHYEIMVDMFVRSGRLEQALNCIKKMNCAPSESIWSIFIAGCRSHGNLELGFYAAEQLLSLKPKGTETYVLLLNMYHSAGRSEDVSRVRKMMKEETVGKLKDWSWISIKNKVYSFETTDKTHPESSVICKSLEDLLAKAKSLGYEMLESVEKLDEEEGEKTSSPTFYHSEKLAITFGLENLPSSSPVRVVKSTLLCRDSHNFIKYVSTLSGREIILRDSKRLHKFVNGNCSCGNFCGFL from the exons ATGGCTTCTTTCTCTTCAACTGCAGTCACTGCAACTCTCAAGCTCCACGAACACTCCAGAAAATACTCTCCAAGCTCTTATCCAACAGAGAAG GGTCAAAGCATTTCTTTCCAGAAAAGCCAAAGATTCACCAATTTGGATTTTCGGGAAGAACTTTCATTGACCAGAGAGGGAACAGAAGAGGTGGAACAATCCTTCTACTTTCCCTTGTTGCAACAATGCAAAGACGAATGCTCCTACTCAGACACACAAATTGTTCATGGTCATGCCATGAAAACGGGTGCTCATGAAGACGTTTATGTCATGTCAATTTTGGTCGACGTTTATGTCAAATGTGGGAACATGGATGACGCTCGCAAGGTGTTTGACAACTTGCCTAGAAGAAACGTGGTTGCATGGACCACGTTAATAGCGGGTTATGCTCAGAACTCGCTACCCAAGCATGGCATTCTTGCTTTTCAAGAGATGTTGCATGCAGGAAGTTACCCTTCTGCTTACACTCTTGCTGTTGTTCTAAATGCTTGTGCTTCTTTGTACTCTCTTAAGTTAGGAGATCAATTCCATGCTTACATAATCAAATATCATGTTGAGTTTGACACCAATGTTGGCAATGCGCTTTGTAGTTTATACTCCAAATGTGGCAGGTTGGATTATGCTCTGAAAGCATTCAGGAGAATAAGGCAAAAGAATGTAGTTTCATGGACTTCAGCTGTTTCTGCTTGTGGGGACAATGGTGCAGCTGTTAAGGGGTTAAAACTCTTTCTTGAGATGATTTCTGAGAACATAGAGCCTAATGAGTTCACTGTAACCAGTGTCTTGAGCCAGTGTTGTGGAATTCAGTCTCTAGAATTTGGGACACAGGTTCGTACGTTGTGTATTAAATTTGGATATGAATCAAACCTACATGTTAGGAATTCTTTGTTGTATTTGTACATAAAAAATGGTTGCATTGGTGAGGCTCAGAGGTTGTTTAATGGAATGGAAGATGTCAGTTTGGTTACATGGAATGCAATGATTGCCGGATATGCACAGATGATGGAACTCACAAAGGATAATCTTTCTTCATTCGAATATGGAAGTGAAGCACTGAAATTTTTCTCCAAGTTGAATCGGTCGGGCATTAAACCTGATCTGTATACCTTCTCCAGCGTCTTGACTATTTGTAGTAGAATTATGGCTTTAGAGCAAGGGGAACAAATTCATGCGCAGATTATGAAAGCTGGGTTCTTGTCAGATGTGATTGTAGGTACTTCACTACTTAACATGTACAATAAGTGTGGTAGCATTGAGAGGGCCAGCAAAGCATTTCTAGAGATGTCTACTAGAACTATGATATTATGGACTTCTATGATTACAGGTTTTTCACAGCATGGTATCTCACAACAAGCATTGCGTCTTTTTGGGGATATGAGGCTCACAAGAGTTAAACCAAATGCGGTTACTTTTGTGGGTGTTTTAGCAGCATGCAGCCATGCTGGAATGCTCAATCAAGCACTCAACTACTTTGAGATCATGCAAAAGAGATATAAAATTACACCTGTTATGGACCACTATGAGATCATGGTTGATATGTTTGTGAGGTCAGGTAGGCTGGAGCAAGCTCTGAATTgcattaagaaaatgaattgtGCGCCTAGTGAGTCTATTTGGTCAATCTTCATTGCTGGTTGTAGAAGCCATGGGAATCTGGAATTGGGGTTTTATGCTGCTGAACAGTTACTAAGTCTCAAACCAAAAGGTACAGAGACATATGTATTGTTGTTGAATATGTACCACTCAGCTGGGCGTTCTGAGGATGTTTCAAGggtgaggaagatgatgaaagaGGAGACTGTTGGAAAATTGAAGGATTGGAGCTGGATTAGTATTAAAAACAAAGTATATTCGTTTGAAACCACTGACAAAACACACCCAGAGAGTTCAGTAATATGTAAATCATTGGAAGATTTACTTGCCAAAGCAAAGAGTCTTGGCTACGAGATGCTAGAAAGTGTGGAAAAACTTGATGAAGAGGAAGGAGAAAAGACATCCTCCCCTACTTTTTATCACAGTGAGAAGTTGGCCATTACATTTGGGTTGGAGAACTTGCCAAGTTCTTCTCCAGTAAGAGTTGTCAAGAGCACTTTATTATGCAGGGATAgccataattttattaagtatgTCTCAACACTAAGTGGTAGGGAAATCATCCTTAGAGATAGTAAGCGGCTTCACAAATTTGTCAATGGAAATTGCTCTTGTGGAAATTTTTGTGGTTTTCTCTAA